The following proteins are co-located in the Rhea pennata isolate bPtePen1 chromosome 2, bPtePen1.pri, whole genome shotgun sequence genome:
- the CFAP90 gene encoding cilia- and flagella-associated protein 90 — protein MQSARDARDAAGGEEEEEEENPGAPVRGKHQLPLSAQSAFSYIPPGRRDLPEVSYFHQEAKTGSVYTYDSIFKRPVGYNKYLHRCDREHAKNQGLNINDEEMARPVAVLSSSDYGRRIKKPVEQLIRDHARINHVQAEFYRKNGITCLLEKPSPSLDPC, from the exons ATGCAGAGCGCCCGGGACGCCAGAGACGCTGCggggggtgaggaggaggaagaggaggagaatcCGGGTGCTCCGGTGAGAGGGAAACACCAGCTGCCGCTGTCGGCCCAGTCGGCCTTCAGCTACAtcccgccggggcggcgggatCTGCCAGAGGTCAGCTATTTCCACCAAGAGGCCAAG ACAGGGAGTGTTTACACTTACgattccatttttaaaagaccAGTGGGTTACAACAAGTATCTTCACCGATGTGACAGAGAACATGCGAAGAACCAAGGCCTTAACATAAATGATGAG gAAATGGCAAGACCTGTAGCTGTTTTGTCATCTTCAGATTATGGGAGACGCATAAAAAAGCCTGTAGAGCAGCTGATCAGAGATCACGCCAGGATTAATCACGTGCAGGCAGAATTCTACAGGAAAAACGGAATCACCTGCTTACTGGAAAAGCCTTCTCCAAGCCTGGATCCATGTTAA
- the FASTKD3 gene encoding FAST kinase domain-containing protein 3, mitochondrial, which translates to MALISLKSFWSTTAASRSLVMTLSQSLNFISGQKKSQKYSSLAMKILCSKVKSEYKFCRNNHIQVRIQSLSVNETVHFCGVPGNSPISDNRWMDEQMFFKKLKGLDTSKEIFKFLSSLEIMSDIMASAALQRISEVEVDDNGLKNSEGVLENEIFRALCFQFEYESSKLSNTGLLNALQALIKLRIDPQSSLIASLISESQERLTKGQLTIKNLCDLGETFLDLEGASCATLEQILNHMQEKDIEKWSPSELAMVYRMLRMSVREGERYQDLLNRMNSVTLSIASQLSPKFISIILNSLVVLHQTQAVRLVITLCKHSVKHVPYFTDDELVSVLEAFLYFGHHEQIFTEALETHVPKSIFTMYPETVSKVMRYCCQKMILSKPIFDAVAEVFISDADGFTTNQIAEYIVPFGTLNYLPPSATSLFGKLESILYTRFNQFQPHTLLNLLHSCVLIQCYPVNFLPKIFSPYFLQQLQAQPPGLDRFVTSQLTQLFLTATLECPFYEGPKLLPKYQVKAFIMPDSSLDVHNLNRVKTGLLYLLKKRIYFASEVSTPYYYTVDIEIKLDEEGFVLPAAQCEEVHRRIALCVDGQSRFCVNSHHLLGEEAIKQRHLKLLGYEVVQIPFFEIENLKNCRKMAAYLRKKIFPHAYGLRC; encoded by the exons ATGGCTTTGATTAGTCTAAAAAGTTTCTGGTCCACCACGGCAGCAAGCAGATCCCTGGTCATGACCCTAAGCCAGAGTTTGAACTTTATCAGTGGACAGAAAAAGTCCCAAAAGTATAGCTCCTTAGCCATGAAGATACTATGTTCCAAAGTTAAATCTGAGTACAAATTTTGTAGGAACAACCATATACAAGTGCGGATTCAGTCTCTTTCTGTTAATGAAACAGTGCATTTTTGTGGAGTTCCTGGGAACAGTCCTATATCTGATAACAGATGGATGGATgaacaaatgtttttcaagaAGTTGAAGGGGCTTGATACAtccaaagagatttttaaatttcttagcTCTCTGGAAATCATGTCTGATATCATGGCGTCAGCAGCCCTGCAAAGGATTTCTGAAGTTGAAGTAGATGACAATGGACTGAAAAACTCTGAGGGAGTATTAGAGAATGAAATTTTCAGGGCATTGTGTTTTCAGTTTGAATATGAATCCTCCAAACTATCAAACACTGGGTTGTTGAATGCATTGCAAGCTTTGATAAAACTGCGTATAGATCCTCAGAGTTCACTGATAGCAAGCTTGATTTCAGAGAGTCAAGAACGGCTTACTAAAGGACAGCTGACCATTAAAAATCTATGTGACCTTGGAGAGACTTTTCTTGATTTGGAAGGCGCAAGTTGTGCAACATTGGAACAAATTTTAAACCACATGCAAGAGAAAGACATTGAGAAGTGGAGTCCTAGTGAGTTGGCAATGGTTTATAGGATGCTGCGGATGAGTGTCAGAGAAGGGGAACGATACCAAGACTTGCTAAACAGAATGAACAGTGTCACTTTATCTATAGCTTCCCAGCTAAGCCCAAAGTTCATAAGCATAATTTTGAATTCACTGGTGGTTCTTCATCAGACTCAGGCAGTTCGCTTAGTCATAACACTATGTAAGCATTCAGTGAAGCATGTTCCTTATTTCACAGATGATGAACTGGTTAGTGTACTGGAAGCCTTCCTATACTTTGGACATCATGAGCAAATTTTTACAGAAGCGCTGGAAACACATGTTCCCAAGTCCATTTTTACCATGTATCCTGAAACAGTCAGCAAAGTCATGAGGTATTGCTGCCAAAAGATGATCCTTTCGAAACCTATCTTTGATGCAGTGGcagaagttttcatttctgatgCTGATGGATTTACCACCAACCAGATTGCTGAGTATATTGTACCATTTGGGACTCTTAACTATCTTCCTCCAAGTGCTACTTCATTGTTTGGGAAACTTGAAAGTATACTATATACTCGCTTTAACCAATTTCAGCCTCACACCTTGCTGAACCTGCTGCACTCCTGTGTCCTTATTCAATGTTACCCAGTAAATTTTCTGCCAAAAATATTTAGTCCCTATTTTCTGCAACAGCTTCAAG CTCAGCCACCTGGTTTGGACAGATTTGTTACCTCCCAGCTAACCCAGCTCTTTCTAACTGCTACCTTGGAGTGCCCATTTTATGAG GGCCCCAAACTTCTTCCAAAGTATCAAGTAAAGGCCTTTATAATGCCTGACTCTTCTCTGGATGTCCACAATCTCAACAGAGTGAAGACTGGACTactttatttactgaaaaaaagaatatattttgcatCAGAGGTATCAACACCGTATTACTATACAGTCG ATATTGAGATTAAATTAGATGAAGAAGGCTTTGTACTGCCTGCTGCCCAGTGTGAAGAGGTACACAGAAG AATTGCGCTCTGTGTTGATGGTCAAAGTAGATTTTGCGTTAACAGTCACCATCTGTTGGGAGAAGAAGCTATTAAACAGAGGCATCTTAAGTTACTTGGTTATGAAGTTGTGCAG attccattttttgaaatagagaatctaaaaaattgcagaaaaatggCAGCATATCTAcgcaaaaaaatatttcctcatgCTTATGGACTCAGATGCTGA